gaaattgggattcccgaaaatttcggtatgggaatcgggacaagggtttcggtatgggatcccataccgaaccacccctaattCTGCCTTCTAAAGTCAAGTCAAGAAGTCTTAATCAATAACGACATGCAACAACACACTAATTCGTAATAAATTTCATCTTTGCAAAACTTTGCACGAAAAGACCATCAACGATTCGGTTTTCCATTGATAGATATTGAAAAATGGAGTCTCTCCAATAGTCCAACTCTTTGGTATGGCCCCACAAAATTGAGAAGTGGATTTTTCGGAACAGAAAGATGGAAAAAGCTGCGTGGAAGGTGGGTGTGGGGTGGGTCCcacaatatttaattaattttaaatattaattttttaatttagttgGGTCAGGATATATGGGTTCCCCGCTTTCCACTTCATCATCTAACAATCAAACTTAACAGAAAATTTAACGGATATCTGATATTGTAATAAATTTgtaagataaggtatgacattgcattGTTTAAAACCTGAGGTATGAGCATggatttaaatatcgatattatcggcgaaatatcgccgataatatcgatttttcgaggaatggatatttaaataggtatccgtgtggttttcgtcaaaatatcgcgatattatcgatattatcgataatatcgcgatattttggaaatatcgagatatttTGTTGAACGGTGCAATCGGACTCCGATATCGAAcgccggagaagaacgccggagatggtgtgcctatttccgagccgatttcgtcccaaaaaccttgcaaaaacatgaTTTTTAACTTCAGTTTCACATATAAGCTTCAAATTTCACGCATGCATCAACGATTCAACATATGTGATGTCGGTTTAGGGCTTAGGGTTtcaatggaatctcacctgaaAAATCGATGACTGGGCCAACTCCTTGCTCAGCGGCGCACCACCAGAGATGACTAAGCCAAGTCCGACTTCGCCAGAGCCACGATCAACGGCagcgaaggatcgagagagtgggcgaaggatcgagagagtgggagaagggggagatttgtgtgtgtgtgggtcgaatggagaagggggagaagagaggtcaggcctcagagaagaagagagaaggatcgagggcctcagagaagaagagagaatgatCGAGAAGggggagatctgtgtgtgtgtgggtcgaatggagaagggggagaagagaggtccGGCGCCTCAGactcagagaagaagagagaaggatcgagaatgagagagagagagagagagagagagccgtaTACGTGTGAgatatgtgtgcgtgtgtgatggcatgtctgtgtgtgtgtgtgcctctGTGGTTGAGTGACCCCATCTGACTCACCTCATGAATTTTTCAATCACTTTTTACAATTGCAGACAATGGACAACGAATAATAGCATcacttttcattaattactacatattttctacactcacaatgtttgtcagatcgctatataatcaacttgataatgttaaatccatcatgcaatgcatttccttccaatgttttgtgataaactaatagataattgactaaataaacatcctacaaagtttcaataaaaatttcccaagtttttcttacaatttctgtggtttccatgtaatttttatcgatatcgatattttaccaatatttccatcgatatttccgtgttttcggactaccgatatttccgatattaccgatattttcttccttgggtaTGAGATTATGGTTTGACTCATacttgaggtagttttatgtaatttatcatTATAAATTCGTTGAATCTACGGCTaagatctaatatgatcaaatccaacaataaaaaaaaatctaactgTTCAAATTTAATTCCAacagctaaaataatttaaaaaaaattatttcaatgtgtttcatattctttcatagtgttccACCAATTTCATGGTatcggtttagtgatttttcaacatttattgaaatttatttatttttaggttaaattattcataaaattaaagtagacatattttttttaaaggaaaactaacaagacataatttttttaaaggaaaactaataaaaaaaggcttgaaaactttgagttttaaccataaggacaaaataaagggtaaagtgaatggtactatgattgattttttagtgtaaaaatgtgatttttcgttaaagtgaacagtatcaggagcttttcgttaaagttcccattttTTAAAGCTATTTTAAGAAGAAAACAATTatcttaaattcattttttaataattttgtgCCAAAAATTTAACTCAGAAGAATTGAAGCAGAAAACTGTTTCGGAgctaaaacttaaattttatagattaacaattttaaattttaacccaaaagtTAGAAATTGCCTAACAACACtcttttgaaatattttttttgcacTCTTAGCtaggagaaaaacttgtgtgggACTTGGCTTGCTACTGGACTTCGCTAAGTGGCACTACAATCCACTCAAAACTCACCAtgtggcaagtcttaaatataatcttttatcattcttttatatttaaattttttataattaaatttttaactaattaatatattatatatattaatgttatgtttcttttttttttatttatttccccctattttttttcttcccaaatcctcccccccccccacttTGTTTTGCCGTAGGTCTTGGGTTTCAGTACTCCCtcccctttctttctttcccaatttcgtttctttctttccttaaaaaaaaaaaaaaaaagaagttatgTACCCACTTCAATTTATCATGGAAAGCAACCAAGAATCTgtaagtttcttttctttctttatacaATAGTTGCTTTgatcatgtgacatgaataacCCACATATATAGCTGTATTAgggttattttcttttcttttaattggGGGCTTTTGGGTTCGGGTTTGCGTAATAAGCTATATAACCTTCGTAATAAGTGGTGTCCTGCTTTTAGCTTAAATACTTTCTCTACAAAGATGAAATCCACTCAAAGAGTTGAGAGTACAAATAATGTTTTCCATCAAATGTGTACAAAGACAACAAGTATTATTGAGTTTATGCTTCACTATGAGAAAAAGCTAGAAGACATGCGTTTGACAGAGTTGTTTCGTTGCAAACAAGGTATGCCTCGTCTCAAAGTAGTTAGTGGAATTTTATGTCATGCAGCTGAGGCGTACACCAATAAAATATTCAATTTCTTTGACATTGAGTACATGAGCTGTTTGAAAGTAAGGTTAAGAGATGTTAGAAATGAAGAAGGAGTTACTATCTATGAAGCAACCGAAGAAGGTCATAAAAGAGTGAACACAATTGAGTTTATCTCTCATAGTTCTATGGTTTCTTGCTCATGTAAAATGTATGAAGCTAAGGGCATATTGTGCCGTCATATTTTAAGGGTGTTTGATTCGAAATATCTTACTAGTATACCAACCCAATATGTATTAAAGAGATGGACCAAAACGATCAAAGAAGTGATGCGTTTGAGTAGTGATTTAGATGATTCATCACCACAAGGAAATCTGAAGTCTGCTCAATCATTACGTCTCAGTCAATTGATGCATAAAGGAAATAGTCTTTTCAGCTTAGTGTCAATGAGTGATTGGGGTGCTCACGTTGTTAGTGAAAAATTATCAGAGGCAATGAAGTTGTTTGAAAAAGACATAAAAGCAAATAAAGCCTCGGATaaggttaaaaagaaaaatagcctCTCTAGTTCCGGTGTTCAAGATGATGATCAACATATATTGGATCCTCCAACCGTGAGAGCTAAAGGGGTAACCAACAAGAGATTGAAGA
This region of Malus domestica chromosome 07, GDT2T_hap1 genomic DNA includes:
- the LOC139197697 gene encoding protein FAR1-RELATED SEQUENCE 5-like; this translates as MKSTQRVESTNNVFHQMCTKTTSIIEFMLHYEKKLEDMRLTELFRCKQGMPRLKVVSGILCHAAEAYTNKIFNFFDIEYMSCLKVRLRDVRNEEGVTIYEATEEGHKRVNTIEFISHSSMVSCSCKMYEAKGILCRHILRVFDSKYLTSIPTQYVLKRWTKTIKEVMRLSSDLDDSSPQGNLKSAQSLRLSQLMHKGNSLFSLVSMSDWGAHVVSEKLSEAMKLFEKDIKANKASDKVKKKNSLSSSGVQDDDQHILDPPTVRAKGVTNKRLKSALEKSKKVAKVRYTLQMSPPNTIVSGNTHSIRFVLKLIFGVISHNLCYHSNILAVDILDNTTLALQLQEFLEKCVDAGNIELMD